One genomic window of Actinoalloteichus hoggarensis includes the following:
- a CDS encoding SRPBCC family protein, with the protein MTRIEESVDVRVPVSVAYAGWARIEDFPLFMEGVEEITPVDAQTTHWVIEIAGVRREFDARIVEQRVDDLISWQADGGQDHAGVVTFRAVDEDTTRVHLRMDYEPTTLVEKAGGRLGLIAQRVRGDLERFKEFLEADIFELFDEDPRPLDPAGEQESERPERTAAAETETAADLETEIEPGMADRLEAEIEAAENPSQAAIDLIEPRTGDSAASATPAVPSQADQPQAAAVLERDGADDMPSQAPSPTDVPGDRTSR; encoded by the coding sequence GTGACGAGGATCGAGGAATCGGTGGACGTTCGGGTCCCGGTCAGCGTCGCCTACGCAGGGTGGGCACGCATCGAGGACTTCCCGCTGTTCATGGAGGGCGTCGAGGAGATCACCCCGGTCGACGCCCAGACCACGCACTGGGTGATCGAGATCGCGGGCGTCCGTCGGGAGTTCGACGCCCGGATCGTCGAACAGCGCGTCGACGACCTGATCAGCTGGCAGGCCGACGGCGGGCAGGACCACGCCGGAGTCGTGACGTTCCGGGCCGTCGACGAGGACACCACCCGGGTGCACCTGCGCATGGACTACGAGCCCACGACGCTGGTGGAGAAGGCGGGCGGCAGACTCGGTCTCATCGCCCAACGGGTGCGCGGCGACCTCGAACGGTTCAAGGAGTTCCTGGAGGCGGACATCTTCGAGCTCTTCGACGAGGACCCGCGGCCCCTCGACCCGGCGGGCGAGCAGGAGTCGGAGCGGCCCGAACGGACGGCCGCCGCCGAGACCGAGACCGCGGCGGACCTCGAGACCGAGATCGAGCCCGGCATGGCAGACCGGCTCGAAGCCGAGATCGAGGCGGCGGAGAACCCGTCGCAGGCGGCGATCGATCTGATCGAGCCGCGCACCGGCGACTCGGCGGCGTCCGCGACCCCGGCCGTGCCGTCGCAGGCGGACCAGCCGCAGGCCGCGGCCGTCCTGGAACGCGACGGGGCCGACGACATGCCGTCGCAGGCCCCGTCCCCGACCGACGTGCCGGGTGACCGGACGAGCCGGTGA
- a CDS encoding SigB/SigF/SigG family RNA polymerase sigma factor, with amino-acid sequence MFAELAALEPDCREHAALRERLVTEHLPLARHVARRFANRGETQDDLVQVATMGLIKAVDRFDPERGVDFLSYAVPTVMGEVRRHFRDTGWTVRVPRRLQELHLALNTASGELSQTLGRAPTPRELAERLEVPVEQVYEGLAAGHAYRSSSLDEMLIDDESLALGDTLGRIEPELENVENREVLQPLLATLPQRDRTVLLLRFFANLTQTQIAERVGISQMHVSRLLARALRRLREEAR; translated from the coding sequence CTGTTCGCCGAGCTGGCCGCGCTGGAGCCCGACTGCCGGGAGCACGCGGCCCTCCGCGAGCGGCTGGTCACCGAACACCTCCCCCTGGCTCGACACGTGGCCAGGCGCTTCGCCAACCGAGGCGAGACACAGGACGACCTGGTGCAGGTCGCCACGATGGGCCTCATCAAGGCGGTGGACCGCTTCGATCCCGAACGCGGCGTCGACTTCCTCTCCTACGCGGTGCCGACCGTGATGGGCGAGGTGCGCAGGCACTTCCGTGACACCGGGTGGACGGTGCGCGTGCCCCGCAGGCTCCAAGAGCTGCATCTGGCGCTGAACACGGCGAGCGGCGAGCTCTCGCAGACGCTGGGCCGGGCACCCACCCCACGTGAGCTGGCAGAACGACTCGAAGTGCCGGTCGAGCAGGTGTACGAGGGGCTGGCGGCGGGCCACGCCTACCGCAGCAGCTCGCTGGACGAGATGCTCATCGACGACGAGAGCCTGGCGCTGGGCGACACCCTCGGGAGGATCGAGCCCGAGCTGGAGAACGTGGAGAACCGGGAGGTGCTCCAACCGCTGCTGGCGACCCTGCCGCAGCGCGATCGCACCGTGCTGCTGCTGCGGTTCTTCGCCAACCTGACCCAGACCCAGATCGCCGAGCGCGTCGGCATCTCCCAGATGCACGTCTCACGGCTGCTGGCGCGGGCGCTGCGGCGGCTGCGCGAGGAGGCACGCTGA
- a CDS encoding DUF4429 domain-containing protein yields the protein MEFGLELAGRNARWVFEAAGIRIRYGTGRRTHALLREFGEIFVPNEALVGATLTERRRPLLDLRLRPRSEPVLSVAAGGLPDGAEPYRLTLDAAQQDLAAYYLREIDDRASANPDAPAPRYLVRLPPPPLSSKGFDGTVAFDGRLLTMRWGIQAHRSKRAVGSAVYPVDRLRDIEWFCPEYGGYGYLRVTTVDTNPAVRPKPAQDLAAVVTFGATAGLPVACAVRVAMDEASGEPAALTTGEAAPAGPAADQASAEPGTQAGRARGEAEVDEIFQTIRKLGELRDAGLLSDEQFEEKKAELLRRI from the coding sequence GTGGAGTTCGGGTTGGAGTTGGCCGGGCGCAACGCGCGCTGGGTCTTCGAGGCGGCCGGCATCCGCATCCGGTACGGCACCGGCCGCCGGACCCATGCGCTGCTCCGCGAGTTCGGGGAGATCTTCGTACCCAACGAGGCGCTGGTGGGCGCCACGCTGACCGAGCGGCGCAGGCCGTTGCTCGACCTGCGACTGCGGCCCCGCTCCGAACCGGTGTTGAGCGTCGCGGCGGGCGGGCTGCCCGACGGCGCCGAGCCCTACCGGCTGACTCTCGACGCCGCCCAGCAGGATCTGGCGGCCTACTACCTGCGCGAGATCGACGACCGTGCCTCGGCGAATCCGGACGCGCCCGCGCCTCGATACCTGGTGCGCCTTCCGCCGCCGCCGCTCAGCTCGAAGGGCTTCGACGGCACCGTCGCCTTCGACGGACGGCTGCTGACCATGCGATGGGGCATCCAGGCGCACCGGTCCAAGCGGGCCGTCGGCTCGGCTGTCTACCCGGTGGATCGGCTGCGGGACATCGAGTGGTTCTGCCCGGAGTACGGCGGCTACGGCTACCTGCGGGTGACCACCGTCGACACCAACCCCGCCGTGCGGCCCAAACCCGCCCAGGATCTCGCGGCGGTCGTCACGTTCGGGGCGACGGCGGGACTGCCGGTGGCCTGTGCGGTGCGGGTCGCGATGGACGAGGCTTCCGGCGAACCCGCCGCGCTCACCACGGGCGAGGCCGCTCCTGCGGGGCCGGCCGCCGACCAGGCGTCGGCGGAGCCCGGCACCCAGGCTGGGCGGGCTCGCGGTGAGGCGGAGGTGGACGAGATCTTCCAGACCATCCGGAAGCTCGGCGAGCTGCGCGACGCGGGCCTGCTCAGCGACGAGCAGTTCGAGGAGAAGAAGGCCGAGCTGCTCCGGCGTATCTGA
- the gndA gene encoding NADP-dependent phosphogluconate dehydrogenase: MTDDVARTAQIGVTGLATMGSNLARNLARRGYPVAVHNRTQAKTRELLDQHGDEGVFVEAATLAELVAVLERPRKIIVMVKAGAGTDAVLDELAGLLEPGDILLDGGNAHFADTRRREAAMREKGLHFVGTGISGGEEGALLGPSIMPGGSAEAYEQVGPILESIAAVVDGEPCCVRLGPDGAGHFVKMVHNGIEYADMQFIAETYDLLRRAAGREPAEIAEVFRTWNDGDLESYLIEITAEVLAHVDPATGKPFVDVVADRAEQKGTGRWTVREGLELGEPVAGIAEAVFARALSGHVEQRAAAANLPGPSASPKLGDDFVDDLREALYGAKLAAYAQGFSMITEAGREYGWDIDLGATARIWRGGCIIRARFLNRITDAYRADPDLVNLLVDEYFTEQIGRAQEAWRRVVATAAAAGVPVPGLASGLAYYDSLRAERLPAALVQGLRDYFGAHTYQRIDRPGGFHTRWGQGRDEVEA, from the coding sequence ATGACGGATGATGTTGCGCGTACCGCACAGATCGGGGTCACCGGGCTCGCCACGATGGGAAGCAATCTCGCCCGCAATCTCGCCAGGCGCGGATACCCGGTCGCGGTGCACAACCGGACGCAGGCCAAGACGCGCGAGCTGCTGGATCAGCACGGTGACGAGGGCGTCTTCGTGGAGGCGGCGACGCTCGCCGAGCTGGTCGCGGTCCTCGAACGCCCCCGCAAGATCATCGTGATGGTGAAGGCGGGCGCGGGCACCGACGCGGTCCTGGACGAACTCGCCGGCCTGCTGGAACCCGGCGACATCCTGCTCGACGGCGGAAACGCCCACTTCGCCGACACCCGGCGGCGGGAGGCGGCGATGCGGGAGAAGGGTCTGCACTTCGTCGGGACGGGGATCTCCGGCGGCGAGGAGGGCGCCCTGCTCGGCCCCAGCATCATGCCCGGCGGCTCCGCCGAGGCCTACGAACAGGTCGGCCCGATCCTGGAGTCGATCGCCGCCGTCGTGGACGGCGAACCCTGCTGCGTGCGTCTCGGTCCGGACGGGGCGGGTCACTTCGTCAAGATGGTGCACAACGGCATCGAGTACGCCGACATGCAGTTCATCGCCGAGACCTACGACCTGCTGCGCCGGGCCGCCGGGCGCGAGCCCGCCGAGATCGCCGAGGTCTTCCGCACCTGGAACGACGGCGACCTGGAGTCCTACCTCATCGAGATCACCGCCGAGGTGCTCGCCCACGTCGACCCGGCCACTGGTAAGCCGTTCGTGGACGTCGTCGCCGACCGGGCCGAGCAGAAGGGCACGGGCCGCTGGACGGTCCGCGAGGGCCTGGAGCTCGGCGAGCCGGTGGCCGGGATCGCGGAGGCCGTGTTCGCCAGGGCCCTCTCCGGGCACGTCGAACAGCGTGCCGCCGCCGCGAACCTGCCCGGTCCCTCTGCGTCGCCCAAACTCGGCGACGACTTCGTCGACGACCTGCGTGAGGCGCTCTACGGCGCCAAGCTCGCCGCCTACGCCCAGGGCTTCAGCATGATCACCGAGGCAGGCCGAGAGTACGGCTGGGACATCGACCTCGGTGCCACCGCCCGGATCTGGCGGGGCGGCTGCATCATCCGGGCCCGCTTCCTCAACCGGATCACCGACGCCTATCGCGCCGACCCCGACCTGGTGAACCTGCTGGTCGACGAGTACTTCACCGAGCAGATCGGCCGGGCGCAGGAGGCCTGGCGCCGTGTGGTGGCCACCGCGGCGGCGGCGGGCGTGCCGGTGCCGGGCCTGGCCTCCGGGCTGGCCTACTACGACTCCCTGCGTGCCGAGCGGCTGCCCGCCGCCTTGGTGCAGGGCCTGCGTGACTACTTCGGCGCCCACACCTACCAGCGGATCGACCGGCCCGGCGGCTTCCACACCCGGTGGGGGCAGGGCCGGGACGAGGTCGAGGCCTAG
- a CDS encoding aminotransferase class V-fold PLP-dependent enzyme — translation MTPEEFRDFGHAVVDWIADYRAGVEELPVRGPVRPGGLREQLPPRLPEEGESPESMLADLDRVIVPALTHWQHPSFFGYFPANASLASVLGDLLSSGLGVQGMSWTTSPAATELEQYLLDGLARELGLPAEFTFPGGGGGVIQDSASSAVLVALLTALHRGSAGAWRSSGLTGGEVVYGSAETHSSLAKAVRVAGLGHDGLRSVSVDPDTLAMRPAALAEAVAEDMAAGRRPVLVCATVGTTGTGAVDPLSEIAAICREHGIWLHVDAAWAGVAALCPELRAPFAGVAEADSFCTNAHKWLMTAFDCGLYWTRHPDVLVDALSILPEYLRDPAGVGGAVVDYRDWQIPLGRRFRALKLWAVLRWFGLRGLREHLRLHVALAEELAELVRGDERFALVTEPSFALVCLRARTGAGAAADDRRTERLLASINESGRAFLSHTAVAGRPVIRVAIGGVTTERGHVLALWRLLGEAFEAAAAG, via the coding sequence ATGACCCCCGAGGAGTTCCGCGACTTCGGCCACGCCGTCGTGGACTGGATCGCCGACTACCGCGCAGGCGTCGAGGAGCTGCCGGTCCGCGGCCCGGTACGACCGGGAGGCCTGCGGGAACAGCTGCCTCCCCGACTTCCCGAGGAAGGAGAGTCGCCGGAGTCGATGCTGGCCGACCTGGACCGCGTCATCGTGCCGGCCCTGACCCACTGGCAGCACCCGTCCTTCTTCGGCTACTTCCCGGCCAACGCCTCGCTGGCCTCGGTGCTGGGTGATCTGCTCTCCAGCGGGCTCGGCGTCCAGGGCATGTCGTGGACGACGTCGCCTGCCGCCACGGAACTGGAGCAGTACCTGCTCGACGGGCTCGCCCGTGAACTCGGGCTGCCCGCCGAGTTCACCTTTCCCGGTGGTGGCGGCGGCGTCATCCAGGATTCGGCGTCCTCCGCGGTCCTGGTCGCGCTGCTCACCGCGCTGCACCGCGGCTCGGCGGGCGCCTGGCGGTCGAGCGGCCTCACCGGCGGCGAGGTCGTCTACGGATCGGCGGAGACGCACTCGAGCCTGGCCAAGGCGGTCCGGGTGGCCGGTCTCGGCCACGACGGCCTGCGCTCGGTGTCCGTCGACCCGGACACCTTGGCGATGCGGCCCGCCGCGCTGGCCGAGGCCGTCGCCGAGGACATGGCCGCCGGGCGCAGGCCCGTGCTGGTGTGCGCCACCGTGGGCACCACGGGGACCGGAGCGGTGGACCCGCTGAGCGAGATCGCCGCGATCTGTCGGGAACACGGGATCTGGCTGCACGTGGACGCGGCGTGGGCGGGCGTGGCGGCCCTCTGTCCCGAGCTCCGCGCCCCCTTCGCCGGAGTCGCCGAGGCGGACTCCTTCTGCACCAACGCGCACAAGTGGCTGATGACCGCCTTCGACTGCGGCCTGTACTGGACACGCCATCCCGACGTGCTCGTCGACGCGCTCTCGATCCTGCCCGAGTATCTGCGCGACCCGGCAGGCGTGGGCGGGGCGGTCGTCGACTATCGCGACTGGCAGATACCGCTGGGCAGGAGGTTCCGCGCGTTGAAGCTGTGGGCCGTCCTGCGCTGGTTCGGCCTGCGGGGCCTGCGCGAGCACCTGCGCCTGCACGTGGCACTCGCCGAGGAACTGGCCGAGCTGGTGCGCGGCGACGAGCGGTTCGCCCTCGTCACGGAGCCGTCCTTCGCCCTGGTCTGTCTCAGGGCCCGCACCGGGGCGGGCGCGGCGGCCGACGATCGACGCACCGAGCGGCTGCTCGCGTCGATCAACGAGAGCGGCCGGGCATTCCTGAGCCACACCGCGGTGGCGGGGCGGCCGGTGATCCGGGTGGCGATCGGCGGCGTCACCACCGAGCGCGGCCATGTCCTCGCGTTGTGGCGGCTGCTCGGCGAGGCGTTCGAGGCGGCCGCGGCCGGCTGA
- a CDS encoding DUF368 domain-containing protein, whose product MPSPKSSPQSASDSPPVSAPTSATPPQRARPRPSKWKSAPLNLLGGGLIGTVEIIPGVSGGTVALVIGLYERLIAAAGHLITTVRLVLSGIRRRDFAPAKAEAAKVDWFMLAAVLVGMAVAVVAVARLLHPILDEYPVGSRAVFIGMVTASILVPVRMMGGLRKPLHWALLIGSAAAALLLTGLPYGTIDEPPLWLVALVAAFAVCALVLPGLSGSFLMMVVGLYEPTLEALNERNLPYIGAFMLGAVIGLATFVKVLQWLLEHHRQVTLAVMTGLMIGSLRALWPWQDADSVAQAPDGDVLPVLLLVLAGASVVLVVIFAEQRMAAKRAAEAADEDADQDAVSPASSNEETMRIKRVIGDEPTERIQR is encoded by the coding sequence GTGCCCTCACCGAAGTCCTCGCCGCAGTCCGCATCGGATTCCCCGCCGGTATCCGCGCCGACCTCCGCCACGCCGCCGCAGCGCGCCAGGCCACGCCCGTCGAAATGGAAGTCGGCGCCGCTGAACCTCCTCGGCGGCGGCCTCATCGGCACGGTGGAGATCATCCCCGGTGTCAGCGGCGGGACGGTCGCGCTGGTCATCGGGCTCTACGAGCGTCTGATCGCCGCCGCGGGTCATCTGATCACCACGGTGCGCCTGGTGCTCTCCGGGATACGCAGGCGGGACTTCGCCCCGGCCAAGGCCGAGGCGGCCAAGGTGGACTGGTTCATGCTGGCCGCGGTGCTGGTGGGCATGGCCGTCGCCGTGGTGGCGGTGGCCAGGCTGTTGCACCCGATCCTGGACGAGTACCCGGTGGGCTCCCGGGCGGTCTTCATCGGCATGGTGACCGCCTCGATCCTGGTCCCGGTGCGGATGATGGGCGGCCTGCGCAAGCCGCTGCACTGGGCGCTGCTCATCGGCTCCGCCGCCGCCGCACTGCTGTTGACCGGGCTGCCCTACGGCACGATCGACGAACCACCGCTGTGGCTGGTCGCACTCGTCGCGGCCTTCGCCGTCTGCGCCCTGGTGTTGCCGGGCCTCTCCGGTTCGTTCCTGATGATGGTCGTCGGACTCTACGAGCCGACCCTGGAGGCGCTCAACGAGCGGAACCTGCCGTACATCGGCGCGTTCATGCTCGGCGCGGTGATCGGGCTCGCCACGTTCGTCAAGGTCCTCCAGTGGTTGTTGGAGCATCACCGCCAGGTCACGCTCGCCGTCATGACCGGCCTGATGATCGGCTCGCTGCGGGCACTCTGGCCGTGGCAGGACGCCGACAGCGTCGCCCAGGCGCCGGACGGCGACGTGCTGCCGGTGCTGCTGCTCGTGCTGGCAGGCGCGAGCGTCGTCCTGGTGGTGATCTTCGCGGAACAGCGGATGGCGGCGAAGCGCGCGGCCGAGGCGGCGGATGAGGACGCCGACCAGGACGCGGTCTCGCCGGCCTCGTCGAACGAGGAGACGATGCGCATCAAGCGAGTGATCGGCGACGAGCCGACCGAACGCATCCAGCGCTGA
- the tesB gene encoding acyl-CoA thioesterase II, protein MTGTNRDAASEPAGVGSDAVPRSQGAGSGGDDVASGQPVLDRLVTLLDLERIEENLYRGVSPAESPVRVFGGQVAGQALVAATRTVPADRYVHSLHAYFIRGGDPSVPIVYEVDRIRDGRSFTTRRVVAVQHGKAIFSLSASYQVREEGLDHAEEMPEVPAPETLPTWADRVAAYRDKLGVFATTPRPFDLRYVNDPPWLSRESGPREAHNKVWMRAAGSLPDDEVLHVCLLAYVSDLTLLDSVLARHGVYWGTDRVAGASLDHAMWFHRPFRADEWFLYDCASPSASGGRGLATGRFFTRDGRLIASVVQEGLLRVSP, encoded by the coding sequence ATGACCGGGACGAACCGCGACGCGGCGTCCGAACCGGCCGGGGTTGGCTCGGACGCCGTGCCACGGTCTCAGGGAGCCGGCTCCGGTGGCGACGACGTCGCGTCCGGACAGCCGGTCCTTGATCGACTGGTGACGCTGCTCGATCTGGAGCGGATCGAGGAGAACCTCTACCGAGGCGTCAGCCCCGCGGAGTCCCCGGTACGGGTCTTCGGCGGCCAGGTCGCCGGTCAGGCGCTCGTGGCCGCCACCAGGACGGTGCCCGCGGATCGGTATGTGCACTCGCTGCACGCCTATTTCATCCGGGGCGGCGACCCGAGCGTGCCGATCGTCTACGAGGTCGACCGGATCCGGGACGGCCGGTCCTTCACCACCCGGCGCGTGGTCGCGGTCCAGCACGGCAAGGCGATCTTCTCGCTCTCCGCGTCGTACCAGGTCCGGGAGGAGGGGCTGGACCACGCCGAGGAGATGCCGGAGGTGCCCGCCCCGGAGACCCTGCCCACCTGGGCGGATCGGGTCGCGGCCTACCGGGACAAGCTCGGGGTCTTCGCCACGACCCCCCGCCCGTTCGACCTGCGCTACGTCAACGATCCGCCCTGGTTGTCCAGGGAGAGCGGGCCGCGTGAGGCGCACAACAAGGTCTGGATGCGCGCCGCGGGCAGCCTGCCCGACGACGAGGTGCTGCACGTCTGCCTGCTCGCCTACGTCTCGGACCTGACCCTGCTCGACTCGGTACTGGCCCGGCACGGCGTGTACTGGGGCACCGACCGGGTCGCGGGCGCGAGCCTCGATCACGCGATGTGGTTCCACCGGCCGTTCCGGGCGGACGAGTGGTTCCTGTACGACTGCGCCTCGCCCAGCGCCTCCGGTGGGCGCGGCCTGGCGACGGGCCGCTTCTTCACCAGGGACGGCCGACTCATCGCGTCGGTGGTCCAAGAGGGGCTGCTGCGCGTCTCACCGTGA
- the pyk gene encoding pyruvate kinase, whose translation MSRRAKIVCTLGPATATPEKIRDLVRAGMDVARMNFSHGEHAEHKRVYELVREAAKESGRAVGVLADLQGPKIRLGRFAGGPVEWETGKTVRVTVEDVVGTHDRVSTTYKGLAEDAKVGDRLLVDDGKVGLVVTAVEGSDVVCEVTEGGPVSDNKGLSLPGMDVSVPALSDKDIADLEFALSLGVDFIALSFVRSPADIDQAHQVMDRVGSRRLPVVAKLEKPEAVENLEAIVLAFDGVMVARGDLGVELPLEQVPLVQKRAIQIARENAKPVIVATQMLESMINNSRPTRAETSDVANAVLDGTDAVMLSGETSVGRYPVETVLTMARIIEAVETETTVVPPLTHVPRTKRGVISYAARDVGERLNAKALVAFTQSGDTVRRVARLHTSLPLLAFTPEPEVRSQLSLTWGTETFLVDKVDSTDRMVEQVDLAMLSMGRYQRGDLVVIVAGSPPGTVGSTNLIRVHRLGEDDHA comes from the coding sequence GTGAGTCGACGTGCGAAGATCGTTTGTACGCTGGGCCCTGCCACCGCGACCCCGGAGAAGATCCGGGACCTCGTGCGCGCCGGCATGGATGTCGCCCGGATGAATTTCAGTCATGGCGAGCACGCGGAGCACAAGCGCGTGTACGAGCTGGTCCGTGAGGCCGCCAAGGAGTCGGGGCGTGCCGTCGGCGTGCTCGCCGACCTCCAGGGCCCCAAGATCCGACTCGGTCGGTTCGCGGGCGGCCCGGTCGAGTGGGAGACCGGCAAGACGGTGCGCGTCACCGTCGAGGACGTGGTCGGTACCCACGACCGCGTCTCCACCACCTACAAGGGGCTGGCCGAGGACGCGAAGGTCGGCGACCGTCTGCTGGTCGACGACGGCAAGGTCGGTCTGGTCGTCACGGCGGTCGAGGGATCGGACGTCGTCTGCGAGGTGACCGAGGGCGGCCCCGTCAGCGACAACAAGGGCCTGTCACTGCCGGGCATGGACGTCAGCGTCCCCGCGCTCTCCGACAAGGACATCGCCGACCTGGAGTTCGCCCTCTCCCTGGGTGTCGACTTCATCGCGCTGTCCTTCGTCCGCTCGCCCGCCGACATCGACCAGGCCCATCAGGTGATGGACCGGGTGGGCAGCCGCAGGCTGCCCGTGGTGGCCAAGCTGGAGAAGCCCGAGGCGGTGGAGAACCTGGAGGCCATCGTGCTGGCCTTCGACGGTGTGATGGTCGCCAGGGGAGACCTGGGCGTCGAGCTGCCGCTGGAGCAGGTGCCGCTGGTGCAGAAGCGGGCCATCCAGATCGCCAGAGAGAACGCCAAGCCGGTCATCGTGGCCACCCAGATGCTCGAATCGATGATCAACAACTCGCGGCCGACCCGCGCCGAGACCTCGGACGTGGCCAACGCCGTGCTCGACGGCACGGACGCGGTGATGCTCTCCGGCGAGACCAGCGTCGGCCGCTACCCGGTCGAGACCGTACTGACCATGGCTCGCATCATCGAGGCGGTGGAGACCGAGACGACGGTCGTCCCGCCGCTGACCCACGTGCCCAGGACCAAGCGTGGCGTCATCTCCTACGCGGCCCGCGACGTGGGCGAGCGGTTGAACGCCAAGGCGTTGGTCGCCTTCACCCAGTCCGGTGACACGGTGCGGCGGGTCGCCCGACTGCACACCTCGCTGCCGCTGCTGGCCTTCACCCCGGAGCCGGAGGTGCGCAGCCAGCTCTCCCTGACCTGGGGCACCGAGACGTTCCTGGTCGACAAGGTGGACTCCACCGACCGCATGGTGGAACAGGTCGACCTGGCGATGCTCTCCATGGGCCGGTATCAGCGTGGCGACCTCGTGGTCATCGTCGCGGGATCGCCCCCCGGCACGGTCGGTTCCACCAACCTGATCCGGGTCCACCGGCTTGGTGAGGACGACCACGCCTGA
- a CDS encoding VanZ family protein, giving the protein MSLRQLLFPLALVISLVVFFMPASGVPSAPPGTDKLVHAAVFAALAATGLGAGVARLPLFLGLAGYAGLTEVLQAVLPLGRSGDPWDVLADLVGLALGWGLLRLGGRLGGRRPVTAHTDATPRQHARSDATTPAEEASREDLNPTA; this is encoded by the coding sequence GTGTCGCTCCGGCAGCTGCTCTTCCCCCTCGCCCTGGTGATCAGCCTCGTGGTGTTCTTCATGCCCGCGAGCGGCGTGCCCTCGGCGCCGCCCGGCACGGACAAGCTGGTGCACGCGGCGGTCTTCGCCGCGTTGGCCGCGACGGGACTCGGAGCAGGCGTCGCACGACTGCCGCTGTTCCTCGGCCTCGCCGGCTACGCCGGTCTCACCGAGGTGTTGCAGGCGGTCCTTCCGCTCGGCCGCAGCGGAGACCCCTGGGACGTGCTGGCGGACCTCGTCGGGCTGGCACTGGGCTGGGGCCTGCTGCGACTCGGCGGGCGTCTCGGAGGTCGCCGCCCGGTGACCGCGCACACCGACGCCACACCGCGACAGCACGCTCGATCGGACGCCACGACGCCCGCCGAAGAGGCCTCGCGGGAGGACCTGAACCCGACGGCCTGA
- a CDS encoding M28 family metallopeptidase, whose product MSGLKRRDLIGGAAALAALAMVGATAPSAFATPRMRPGAGSAPALGLADRAVAASVDARRALTHIQHLAGRIGPRIGGTESEHRAADYAAARFEELGYQVTRQPFPVADKYLADLVLPDGERWQASASPQGSFDTEVEAAVVDVRGGGVQDGADYAGRDVTGQFALIDHRTADRDAQVRGAVERGAAGVLLVAASSSADRKAPAFLPTLTEPVGVPVLGLGQAHGEWLRRRLVAGPVRLRVIVTAHTGLTSYNVLAERPASIPSDDQVVMVSAHYDSVPGSPGANDDASGSALCLELARVLRRLPTQKALRFALWGSEEQGLIGSRYYVNQLDDHAAERIAACFQNDMVATSHPPADLYWLLSVDGADNLATATVAEAAARLGYTADVAGPEARGGSDHVPFHERGIAAANFSWRGEAGPHLLEPVYHTPEDTVAGNISNTRLQVSLELVGSAVYEVARAR is encoded by the coding sequence ATGTCAGGACTCAAGCGCCGCGATCTCATCGGAGGAGCCGCCGCGCTGGCGGCGCTCGCCATGGTCGGCGCCACCGCGCCGAGCGCCTTCGCCACACCGAGGATGCGCCCGGGCGCGGGCTCCGCGCCCGCTCTGGGGCTCGCCGACCGTGCCGTGGCGGCCTCGGTCGACGCCCGTCGGGCGCTGACCCACATCCAGCATCTCGCGGGCCGGATCGGCCCTCGAATCGGCGGCACCGAGTCCGAGCACCGCGCCGCCGACTACGCCGCCGCCCGCTTCGAGGAGCTGGGCTACCAGGTGACCCGCCAGCCGTTCCCGGTCGCCGACAAGTACCTGGCCGACCTGGTCCTGCCCGACGGGGAGAGATGGCAGGCCAGCGCCTCGCCACAAGGTTCGTTCGACACGGAGGTCGAGGCCGCGGTCGTCGACGTGCGTGGTGGGGGAGTCCAGGACGGCGCCGACTACGCGGGTCGAGACGTCACCGGGCAGTTCGCCCTCATCGACCACCGGACGGCCGATCGGGACGCGCAGGTGCGGGGCGCCGTCGAACGCGGGGCCGCGGGAGTCCTGCTGGTCGCCGCGTCCTCGAGCGCCGACCGCAAGGCGCCCGCCTTCCTGCCCACCCTGACCGAGCCCGTCGGGGTGCCGGTGCTCGGGCTCGGGCAGGCCCACGGCGAGTGGTTGCGCAGGCGCCTGGTCGCCGGGCCGGTGCGGCTCCGAGTGATCGTCACCGCGCACACCGGCCTCACCTCGTACAACGTCCTCGCGGAACGCCCCGCCTCGATCCCCTCGGACGACCAGGTGGTCATGGTGAGCGCGCACTACGACTCGGTGCCCGGTTCACCCGGCGCCAACGACGACGCCAGCGGCTCGGCGCTCTGCCTGGAGCTGGCCCGTGTCCTGCGTCGGCTGCCCACGCAGAAGGCACTGCGGTTCGCGCTCTGGGGTTCGGAGGAGCAGGGCCTGATCGGCTCCCGCTACTACGTGAACCAGCTCGACGACCACGCCGCCGAGCGGATCGCCGCGTGCTTCCAGAACGACATGGTCGCCACCAGTCATCCGCCCGCCGATTTGTACTGGCTGCTGTCCGTCGACGGCGCCGACAACCTCGCCACCGCGACCGTCGCCGAGGCCGCCGCCCGACTGGGCTACACGGCCGACGTCGCGGGCCCCGAGGCTCGGGGCGGCAGCGATCACGTGCCCTTCCATGAGCGTGGCATCGCGGCGGCCAACTTCAGCTGGCGCGGTGAGGCGGGTCCGCACCTGCTGGAACCCGTCTACCACACGCCGGAGGACACCGTCGCGGGCAACATCAGCAACACACGGCTGCAGGTCTCCCTCGAACTGGTCGGCTCCGCCGTCTACGAGGTGGCCAGGGCGCGCTGA